Proteins encoded by one window of Prevotella nigrescens:
- a CDS encoding MotA/TolQ/ExbB proton channel family protein, producing MKKVIACFVIFATILFACPLGSVAQNNTATQQKPNAVNTVSKDAQGSDALDELEAESNVPQAQKASADNMGFHQLLKQKFIDGNAGFMSLVALALVLGLAFCIERIIYLSLSEIDAKRFMGKLTDLIVANDIEQAKELSRNTRGPVASICYQGLLRIDSSIEDIERSVASYGSVQSANLEKGCSWVTLFIAMAPSLGFLGTVIGMVMAFDQIQIAGDISPTIVASGMKVALITTIFGIIVALVLQIFYNYILSKIEHLTAQMEESAISLLDAIVVYKLKR from the coding sequence ATGAAAAAAGTAATTGCTTGTTTTGTAATCTTCGCAACTATCCTGTTTGCTTGTCCGTTGGGTAGCGTTGCGCAAAACAATACTGCGACTCAACAGAAACCAAATGCAGTAAATACCGTTAGTAAAGATGCACAAGGTAGCGACGCACTCGATGAACTTGAAGCAGAATCCAATGTGCCTCAAGCACAGAAAGCATCTGCCGACAATATGGGTTTCCACCAGTTGCTAAAACAAAAGTTTATTGATGGTAATGCAGGCTTTATGTCGCTTGTAGCTTTGGCTTTGGTTTTAGGTTTGGCTTTTTGCATAGAACGCATTATCTATCTTAGTCTTTCAGAAATTGATGCCAAGCGTTTTATGGGAAAACTAACCGACCTGATTGTTGCTAACGACATAGAACAAGCAAAAGAACTTAGCCGAAACACGCGCGGTCCGGTAGCTTCTATCTGCTATCAAGGTTTGTTGCGTATAGATAGTTCTATCGAGGATATAGAACGCAGCGTAGCTTCATACGGCAGTGTGCAGAGTGCTAACTTAGAGAAAGGTTGTTCGTGGGTAACACTTTTCATAGCAATGGCACCATCGTTAGGTTTCCTTGGTACGGTGATTGGAATGGTAATGGCTTTCGACCAGATACAAATTGCAGGCGACATTAGTCCTACCATTGTGGCTTCGGGAATGAAAGTGGCACTTATAACCACCATTTTTGGTATTATTGTAGCTTTGGTTCTACAGATATTCTACAACTACATACTTTCTAAGATAGAACATCTGACGGCTCAGATGGAAGAGTCTGCCATATCGTTGTTAGATGCCATTGTTGTGTATAAACTGAAGCGATAG
- a CDS encoding ExbD/TolR family protein — MSIYRRRKHDIPELNTASLPDLIFTILFFFMLVTHMRKTTVKVKYQVPQGTELTKLVKKSAISYIYIGTPTDATGEALGDSICVQLNDKIIDLKDIKGYLAKERQTMSATDRKQMSASVRADKNSPMGMINDIKQSLRESNVLKVNFAATFKKHNTTTSY; from the coding sequence ATGAGCATCTATCGACGTCGTAAACACGACATTCCGGAACTGAACACAGCTTCGTTGCCCGACCTTATTTTTACCATTCTGTTCTTCTTTATGCTCGTTACCCACATGCGTAAAACTACTGTTAAGGTGAAATATCAGGTACCGCAGGGAACAGAACTGACCAAGTTGGTGAAGAAATCTGCCATATCCTATATATATATAGGTACACCCACCGATGCTACTGGCGAGGCTTTGGGCGACAGTATATGTGTGCAGCTGAACGACAAGATTATTGATTTGAAAGATATAAAAGGTTATCTTGCAAAAGAACGGCAAACCATGTCGGCAACTGATAGAAAGCAAATGAGTGCCAGCGTGCGTGCCGACAAGAACTCACCAATGGGAATGATAAACGATATTAAGCAGAGTTTGCGCGAAAGCAATGTACTGAAAGTAAACTTTGCTGCAACATTTAAGAAACATAATACCACTACATCTTATTAG
- a CDS encoding cell division ATP-binding protein FtsE yields the protein MLINYCKVNIFQDEKQVLKDVNFQVGEGEFIYIIGKVGSGKSSLLKTIYCELDIYAEDAETANVLGQSLLTLKRKNIPALRKQMGIIFQDFQLLHDRNVSKNLEFVLKATGWKDKEAICQRINEVLEDVGMLDKKEKMPSELSGGEQQRIAIARALLNRPKIIIADEPTGNLDPETATNIVGILKRASQDGTAVIMSTHNIHLLNQFPGKVFRCRDGEFKLVTDNDETKDLDENDKSSDTRIVPLDFVDDEEVNAE from the coding sequence ATGTTAATAAATTATTGTAAAGTTAATATTTTCCAAGACGAAAAGCAGGTTCTTAAAGATGTAAACTTCCAAGTTGGAGAAGGTGAATTTATCTATATCATAGGTAAGGTAGGGTCAGGAAAAAGTTCTTTGTTAAAAACCATTTATTGTGAACTTGATATTTATGCAGAAGATGCAGAAACTGCAAATGTTCTGGGACAATCTTTATTAACATTGAAACGTAAGAATATTCCTGCTCTCAGGAAGCAAATGGGAATTATTTTCCAAGATTTCCAATTACTTCACGATAGAAATGTTTCTAAAAATCTTGAATTTGTGCTGAAGGCAACAGGTTGGAAAGATAAAGAAGCCATTTGCCAACGTATAAATGAAGTACTCGAAGATGTTGGTATGCTGGATAAAAAGGAAAAAATGCCAAGCGAGCTTTCTGGTGGTGAGCAACAACGCATTGCAATTGCGCGAGCTTTATTGAATCGCCCGAAAATTATTATTGCCGATGAGCCTACTGGAAATCTCGATCCGGAAACGGCTACTAATATTGTTGGTATTCTAAAGCGTGCTTCTCAAGATGGTACAGCTGTAATTATGTCTACACATAATATTCATCTTTTAAATCAATTCCCTGGTAAAGTGTTTAGATGTAGAGATGGTGAATTTAAGTTAGTGACAGATAATGACGAAACGAAAGATTTAGATGAGAATGATAAGTCTTCAGATACAAGAATAGTACCACTTGATTTCGTTGATGATGAAGAAGTGAATGCAGAATAA
- a CDS encoding glycosyltransferase: MFILDTYTIIFSSVLLFAALLSSVISPLFRRPRLSESYNKEDIAEETTEEYITSAQPIEKEVEKVIEPSISIILTPNDDALALSKNLNKYLNQDYKDFEIIVVAPKGDVETEDILKTYANNPRIYVTFIPSTSKYMSRKKLAITLGAKAAKYEWLLICDIFCVPQSEYWLSALARNCNENVNIVAGYTNYDDDSPDFWRFEHFYMSCYLMREAQKGTAYAWNSNALLFKKDEFLAKEGFRGNLKYVRGEFDFIVNKYARKGSTAIENSMEGTLIEETPTCKHWINKHLYYLEDRRHLKRSIRHRLPFYIDQMAVYFNYLLIIVCSLYAIYTSNWIICIVSILSFIVTLSLRIFIGKKTLSLFNIVIPAWKIIPYELRIVWQNLGYRIKYWQANKYDFISHKL, encoded by the coding sequence ATGTTTATACTTGATACATATACTATTATATTCTCATCAGTGTTGCTTTTTGCAGCATTGTTATCCTCTGTTATCAGTCCTCTTTTCAGGAGACCAAGACTTTCTGAGTCATATAATAAGGAAGATATTGCTGAAGAAACGACAGAAGAATATATTACATCTGCACAACCGATAGAGAAAGAAGTAGAAAAAGTAATAGAACCATCTATTTCTATAATTCTTACACCAAACGATGATGCTTTGGCCTTATCAAAGAATTTAAATAAATATCTGAATCAAGATTATAAAGACTTTGAAATAATCGTTGTTGCACCAAAAGGTGATGTTGAAACTGAAGATATTTTAAAGACCTACGCCAATAATCCGCGGATCTATGTAACCTTCATACCTTCTACTTCGAAATATATGAGTAGAAAGAAATTAGCTATTACACTTGGAGCAAAAGCTGCGAAATACGAATGGTTGCTTATTTGTGATATATTCTGTGTCCCACAATCAGAGTATTGGCTTTCTGCTTTAGCACGAAACTGTAATGAAAATGTTAATATCGTAGCTGGATATACAAACTATGATGATGATTCTCCTGATTTTTGGCGGTTTGAACATTTTTATATGTCCTGTTATCTTATGCGTGAAGCACAAAAAGGAACTGCGTATGCTTGGAATTCGAATGCTTTATTGTTTAAGAAAGATGAATTTCTTGCCAAAGAAGGCTTTAGAGGAAATTTAAAATACGTTCGTGGTGAATTTGACTTCATCGTTAATAAATATGCACGGAAAGGTTCGACTGCTATAGAAAATTCAATGGAAGGAACACTTATAGAAGAAACGCCAACTTGTAAACATTGGATAAATAAGCATCTTTACTATTTAGAAGATAGGAGACACTTAAAGAGAAGTATAAGGCATCGCTTACCTTTCTATATAGATCAAATGGCAGTCTATTTCAATTATCTTCTTATAATTGTATGTTCGCTTTATGCTATCTATACATCAAACTGGATAATTTGTATTGTTTCAATTCTATCGTTCATTGTAACTCTATCGTTGCGAATATTTATTGGAAAGAAGACACTGTCGTTATTCAATATTGTTATTCCTGCTTGGAAAATTATTCCCTATGAATTACGGATAGTATGGCAAAACCTTGGTTACAGAATAAAATATTGGCAAGCCAATAAATACGACTTTATTTCTCATAAACTATAA
- a CDS encoding DUF3078 domain-containing protein, whose amino-acid sequence MVHKIYSCLIVMCFTLAVSAQVNGSMSSAKQANNSISSVKKNNRTSLDGVYNAYMDSLLSTESRIFAQTNRRGEEYKGDVFQLARLFLPITYYRNIVDNAFSLKKNDAYSRQLLDIYLHSPSLVSTTVDELRGKQTTTVEVETPIQREIEIVDKVAPTPVESTFSPVEVLIRKPDFWTYKGDYSLQLLQNYVSGNWYKGGESNYSVLSSAIFEANYNNKQKVKWDNRLELKFGIQSTKSDTLHSFKTTEDLIRLTSKFGLQASKKWYYSVQFVGNTQFTHSYRSNDPLLYSDFLAPLNINVSLGMDYTIDWLEHKLKGNVHLAPLAYNIKYTRIKSLADRLGIENGRHARHDFGSELSVEFVWQLMEALSWKTRLYSYTTYKRTEIEWENTIRLQFNRFIGAQLFIYPRFDDGVTRDGRHGYLQMREFASIGFQYSF is encoded by the coding sequence ATGGTGCATAAAATCTACTCCTGTTTAATTGTTATGTGTTTCACTTTAGCTGTATCTGCTCAAGTGAATGGAAGCATGTCTTCTGCAAAGCAAGCCAATAATAGCATATCCTCTGTGAAGAAGAACAATCGCACCTCCTTAGATGGTGTGTATAATGCTTATATGGATTCGTTGCTTTCAACAGAAAGTAGGATCTTTGCACAAACAAATAGGAGGGGAGAGGAGTATAAAGGAGATGTTTTCCAGTTAGCACGGCTGTTTCTGCCTATTACATATTATAGGAATATAGTAGACAATGCGTTCTCTTTGAAAAAGAATGACGCTTATAGCCGACAACTCTTAGATATCTATTTGCATTCACCATCGTTGGTAAGTACTACAGTCGACGAGCTTCGAGGAAAGCAAACAACAACAGTAGAAGTTGAAACACCTATACAACGTGAGATTGAGATAGTAGATAAGGTTGCCCCAACACCTGTAGAGTCCACTTTCTCGCCTGTCGAAGTACTTATTAGAAAGCCAGACTTTTGGACTTATAAGGGCGACTATTCGCTGCAGTTGTTGCAGAACTATGTTTCGGGTAATTGGTACAAAGGAGGCGAAAGCAACTATTCGGTGTTGTCTTCTGCAATATTCGAGGCTAATTATAATAATAAGCAGAAAGTGAAATGGGACAATCGGTTAGAGCTGAAGTTTGGTATTCAAAGTACTAAGTCGGATACTTTGCATAGTTTCAAAACAACCGAAGATCTTATACGCCTCACTTCTAAATTCGGGTTGCAAGCCTCTAAGAAATGGTATTATTCTGTTCAGTTTGTAGGTAATACACAATTTACGCATTCTTATCGTTCCAATGACCCTTTGTTGTATTCAGACTTTTTAGCCCCTTTAAATATAAATGTGTCGTTGGGTATGGATTATACCATCGATTGGTTAGAACATAAGCTAAAGGGAAATGTGCATTTGGCTCCATTGGCTTATAATATAAAGTATACACGTATAAAAAGTTTGGCAGACCGATTAGGTATAGAAAATGGTAGGCATGCACGCCACGATTTCGGTTCGGAACTATCTGTTGAGTTTGTGTGGCAGCTGATGGAGGCTCTTTCTTGGAAGACACGCCTCTATTCGTATACAACCTACAAGCGGACAGAAATAGAATGGGAGAATACAATAAGGTTACAGTTCAATCGGTTTATAGGTGCACAATTGTTTATCTACCCTCGATTTGATGATGGTGTAACACGCGATGGTCGTCATGGCTATTTGCAGATGCGAGAGTTTGCCTCTATCGGATTTCAATACAGCTTTTAA
- the lepA gene encoding translation elongation factor 4, which translates to MNQIRNFCIIAHIDHGKSTLADRLLEYTKTIKVTEGQMLDDMDLERERGITIKSHAIQMDYEQDGQKYVLNLIDTPGHVDFSYEVSRSIAACEGALLIVDSTQGVQAQTISNLYMAIDNNLEIIPVINKIDMPNAMPEEVEDEIVDLIGCERSDIIRASGKTGEGVPEILRAIVERIPAPKGDTKAPLQALIFDSIFNSFRGIITLCKVMNGTIRKGDKVKFVQTGMEYDADEVGVLKMEMKPKSELTTGEVGYIISGIKNAREVKVGDTVTHVSSPCDKAIEGFQLVKPMVFAGVYPIDPNDYENLRASLEKLQLNDASLTFSPESSQALGFGFRCGFLGLLHMEIIQERLDREFNMDVITTVPNVSYMVYDKLGECKEVHNPSGLPEPTMIDHIEEPYIKASIITSSEYIGPIMTLCLDKRGELVSQNYVSGNRLELIFMIPLGEIVIDFYDKLKSISKGYASFDYHIDSFRPSKLAKLDILLNGEPVDALSTLTHESNAITFGRRMCEKLKELIPRQQFDIAIQAAIGGKIVARETVKQVRKDVTAKCYGGDVSRKRKLLEKQKKGKKRMKQVGNVQVPQKAFLAVLKLD; encoded by the coding sequence ATGAATCAGATAAGAAATTTCTGCATTATAGCACATATAGACCACGGTAAGTCTACACTTGCCGACCGTTTGTTAGAATACACAAAAACTATCAAAGTAACAGAAGGGCAGATGCTCGACGACATGGATTTAGAGCGCGAACGCGGTATAACCATTAAGAGCCATGCCATACAGATGGATTATGAACAAGACGGACAAAAATATGTTTTAAACCTTATAGATACTCCGGGACACGTGGACTTTTCTTACGAGGTGTCAAGAAGCATTGCAGCGTGCGAAGGTGCGTTGCTTATAGTAGACTCTACGCAAGGTGTTCAGGCACAAACCATATCAAATTTGTATATGGCTATTGACAACAATCTTGAGATTATACCAGTAATCAACAAGATTGATATGCCCAACGCAATGCCCGAAGAGGTGGAAGACGAAATAGTAGACCTTATAGGTTGCGAACGTAGCGACATTATTAGGGCGAGTGGAAAAACTGGCGAAGGTGTGCCAGAAATATTACGAGCCATAGTAGAGCGTATACCAGCACCCAAAGGCGACACAAAAGCACCTTTGCAAGCACTTATATTCGATTCTATCTTTAATTCGTTCCGTGGCATTATAACCTTATGCAAAGTAATGAATGGAACTATTCGCAAAGGCGACAAGGTGAAGTTTGTGCAGACAGGAATGGAATACGACGCCGATGAGGTGGGAGTTCTGAAGATGGAAATGAAGCCCAAGAGCGAATTAACAACAGGCGAAGTAGGATACATTATATCGGGAATAAAAAATGCACGCGAAGTAAAAGTGGGCGATACTGTAACACACGTGAGCAGTCCGTGCGATAAAGCCATAGAAGGGTTCCAGTTAGTAAAACCAATGGTGTTTGCTGGTGTTTATCCTATAGACCCTAACGATTACGAGAACTTACGCGCATCGCTCGAGAAACTACAACTAAACGATGCCTCGCTAACATTCTCTCCAGAAAGCTCGCAAGCATTAGGCTTTGGATTTCGCTGCGGTTTCTTAGGGTTGTTGCACATGGAGATAATACAAGAGCGATTGGACCGTGAGTTCAATATGGACGTTATAACCACTGTGCCCAACGTAAGCTATATGGTGTACGACAAGTTAGGCGAATGCAAGGAAGTGCACAATCCATCAGGTTTGCCCGAGCCAACAATGATAGACCATATAGAAGAACCCTATATAAAAGCCTCTATTATAACATCGAGCGAATATATCGGACCAATAATGACGCTTTGTCTTGATAAGCGCGGCGAATTGGTAAGTCAGAACTACGTCAGTGGCAACCGCTTGGAACTGATATTTATGATTCCATTAGGCGAAATAGTTATCGATTTCTACGATAAGTTAAAGAGCATTTCCAAAGGATACGCTTCTTTCGATTATCATATCGATTCGTTCCGTCCATCTAAACTGGCAAAGCTCGATATACTTTTGAATGGTGAACCTGTAGACGCTCTATCTACGCTTACACACGAAAGCAATGCCATAACGTTTGGTAGACGAATGTGCGAGAAACTAAAAGAACTGATACCACGCCAGCAATTCGATATAGCAATACAAGCAGCTATCGGCGGAAAAATTGTAGCACGCGAAACAGTGAAGCAAGTTCGGAAAGATGTTACGGCGAAATGCTACGGTGGCGATGTCAGTCGTAAGCGTAAACTGTTAGAAAAACAAAAGAAAGGCAAGAAACGTATGAAGCAAGTGGGCAATGTACAAGTGCCCCAAAAAGCATTCTTAGCCGTATTAAAGTTAGATTAA
- a CDS encoding membrane protein: MNVKNKLSKWAEERISQRILYVLIGVIALVFVLFFSVGFYTPFAGDPSFNAPLFTDVLLIFMWILFGLAVLTMVVSLIRTARTMSVKQRVVNGIPTYKISIAVFGTTLLCLVLSFVFGSSRPMLINGANYTNTFWLKVSDMFVTSSIVLLLVAIAVTAFGATRYYRKKNKNANV, translated from the coding sequence ATGAACGTGAAAAATAAACTTTCTAAATGGGCAGAAGAACGAATATCGCAACGCATTCTGTACGTCTTAATAGGCGTTATTGCACTTGTGTTCGTGCTGTTCTTCTCGGTAGGCTTCTATACTCCATTTGCTGGCGACCCTTCTTTCAATGCTCCACTGTTCACCGATGTGCTTCTTATATTTATGTGGATTCTCTTCGGGTTGGCAGTTCTCACAATGGTCGTGTCGTTAATTCGTACTGCACGAACAATGTCTGTTAAGCAGCGTGTGGTGAATGGTATTCCTACTTACAAAATATCCATAGCCGTGTTTGGTACAACACTTTTGTGCCTTGTGTTGTCGTTTGTCTTCGGTTCTTCTCGTCCTATGCTTATAAATGGCGCAAACTATACCAATACATTCTGGTTGAAGGTTTCCGATATGTTTGTTACATCATCAATTGTGTTGCTTCTTGTTGCAATAGCTGTAACAGCTTTTGGTGCGACACGCTATTATAGAAAGAAAAATAAAAACGCCAATGTTTAA
- a CDS encoding aspartate kinase yields the protein MKVMKFGGTSVGSPARMKEVVDLVLRDKKPVFVVLSAMSGTTNTLIEIADYLYKKNHEGANEIINRLEQKYLSYIDELYSTDEYKEKTYKFFQKEFNYLRSFTNDIFTSFEEKSIVARGEILSTNMVVNYLQERGIKAILLNALDFMRTDKNSEPDAIYINEKLSDIMATNKGYQVYITQGFICKNAYGEVDNLQRGGSDYTASLIGAAINAEEIQIWTDIDGMHNNDPRVVEKTETVRQLNFEEASELAYFGAKILHPTCVQPAKYAGIPVRLKNTMDPEADGTIINNIMERGKIKAIAAKDNIVVIKVRSSRMFGSPGFLRKVFEVFESYQVSTDLIATSEVGVSVAIEDTTHLEEITDELKTCGTVTLDTNMCIVCVVGDLTWKNIGFEIKIANALKEIPVRMISYGGSNYNISFLIRAEDKKYVLQSISTALFN from the coding sequence ATGAAAGTAATGAAATTTGGTGGCACCTCTGTTGGTTCTCCTGCGAGAATGAAAGAAGTTGTAGACTTAGTACTTAGAGATAAAAAACCTGTATTTGTTGTTCTTTCTGCAATGAGTGGCACAACAAATACTCTTATAGAGATAGCCGATTATTTATATAAAAAAAATCATGAAGGTGCAAATGAAATAATCAACCGGTTAGAACAAAAATATCTATCATATATTGATGAACTTTATTCAACCGATGAATATAAAGAAAAAACTTATAAGTTCTTTCAGAAAGAATTTAATTATCTAAGATCCTTTACAAACGATATCTTTACCTCTTTTGAGGAAAAAAGCATTGTTGCCCGCGGAGAGATTCTGTCTACCAACATGGTGGTAAACTACCTGCAAGAAAGAGGAATAAAGGCGATATTGCTTAATGCACTCGACTTCATGCGAACAGATAAAAATTCGGAACCAGATGCCATTTATATAAACGAGAAACTTTCTGATATAATGGCAACTAATAAAGGTTACCAGGTTTATATAACTCAGGGGTTTATCTGTAAAAATGCTTATGGCGAAGTAGATAATTTGCAGCGGGGAGGGTCTGATTATACAGCCTCATTAATAGGCGCAGCTATAAATGCTGAGGAGATACAAATTTGGACAGATATAGATGGTATGCACAACAATGACCCTCGTGTTGTTGAAAAAACGGAAACTGTTCGACAGTTGAACTTCGAAGAGGCATCAGAACTCGCTTATTTTGGTGCAAAAATATTGCATCCAACTTGTGTCCAACCTGCAAAATATGCAGGAATACCAGTCAGATTGAAAAATACAATGGATCCGGAAGCAGATGGAACTATTATAAATAACATAATGGAACGTGGCAAAATTAAAGCTATTGCTGCGAAAGACAATATAGTTGTTATAAAAGTCCGTTCAAGCAGAATGTTTGGTTCTCCCGGATTTCTACGTAAAGTGTTCGAAGTTTTTGAAAGTTATCAAGTTTCTACCGATCTTATTGCAACAAGTGAAGTTGGAGTTTCTGTTGCAATTGAAGATACGACCCATTTGGAAGAAATTACTGATGAGCTAAAAACTTGTGGCACTGTTACTCTCGATACTAATATGTGTATTGTTTGTGTGGTGGGCGATTTAACTTGGAAGAATATTGGTTTTGAAATAAAGATAGCTAATGCATTAAAAGAGATCCCGGTTAGAATGATTAGTTATGGTGGAAGTAATTATAACATATCATTCTTAATCAGAGCGGAAGATAAAAAATACGTACTCCAATCTATCTCTACAGCCTTATTTAATTAG
- a CDS encoding Crp/Fnr family transcriptional regulator, whose translation MKEIFETRDIARELARKYSTMTHEELDTLESVLVPMKFAKGEMILSEGEVCENIYYIGHGLIRQFYFKNGKQITEHLGEDRTIFMCIESLFREEPTKLQVEAIEPTTVYALPKQRLEQVALHNVNIQILYRKILEESLIISQVHADLVRFETAQDRYKKMCKLCPQVILRAPLVYIASYLQMTPETLSRVRAATLLE comes from the coding sequence ATGAAAGAAATCTTTGAAACCAGAGATATTGCACGCGAGTTAGCCCGAAAGTACAGCACAATGACTCACGAGGAACTGGATACGCTCGAAAGCGTTCTTGTTCCAATGAAGTTTGCTAAAGGTGAGATGATATTGAGCGAAGGCGAGGTGTGTGAAAACATCTATTACATTGGACACGGACTTATTCGGCAGTTCTATTTTAAAAACGGAAAGCAGATAACAGAACATTTAGGTGAAGACAGAACCATCTTTATGTGTATTGAAAGCCTTTTCCGAGAGGAACCTACAAAGCTGCAGGTAGAAGCTATAGAACCTACCACAGTGTATGCATTGCCCAAACAACGGCTCGAACAAGTAGCATTGCACAACGTGAACATACAAATACTCTATCGCAAGATATTGGAAGAGAGTCTGATAATTTCGCAAGTACACGCCGACCTTGTGCGTTTTGAAACAGCACAAGATCGCTATAAGAAAATGTGCAAATTATGTCCGCAAGTTATCTTGCGTGCACCATTAGTCTATATTGCCAGCTATTTACAAATGACACCAGAGACTCTCAGTCGTGTTCGCGCAGCTACATTGCTTGAATAA
- a CDS encoding glycosyltransferase family 4 protein translates to MKVLHLTYKIKRGELLSDYLTILIENERAQSVKVEMATTKKEFSKMLLSFNPDIVHIHTCWNWCAFACAKKALHSGCALIFSPYGELSPLTMELEEPIRKKFRSFVYQRQIVQKSDAVLTLSKHEENDVIQLDWNQRTDIVPSCLLTSFVSADAMAADMIRFYTKVIDTRYRKYMDKIEWQCLCALLHTGLQQDSANKILPSDCLLKLRRLTPQQWQRILICADDEFVRDYVNIGIERLQLAVPNINTSRILRYNPNMPKTENMLDSLKIETNNFITKNRYESVKAEEGETIKQIITMFANAKVLLQQKKFSLLHLAQLYRIIRFEDYDEDQLMIVLRRMHLIKFARRIMYILSTYLYLEDGYIPFASLNDKKVRPIIECIINKNKY, encoded by the coding sequence ATGAAAGTACTGCATCTTACATATAAAATAAAGAGAGGAGAACTTCTTTCTGACTATTTAACAATATTGATTGAAAATGAAAGAGCACAGTCAGTAAAGGTAGAAATGGCTACAACAAAGAAGGAGTTTAGTAAGATGCTTTTGAGTTTCAATCCGGACATAGTACATATTCATACTTGTTGGAATTGGTGTGCTTTTGCATGTGCTAAGAAAGCATTGCATTCAGGATGCGCATTGATTTTTTCTCCTTACGGAGAGTTATCTCCTCTGACAATGGAATTAGAGGAACCTATACGTAAAAAATTTCGTTCGTTTGTTTATCAACGCCAAATTGTGCAAAAATCTGATGCAGTCCTAACTTTATCAAAACACGAAGAAAACGATGTAATCCAACTTGATTGGAATCAGCGTACAGATATTGTCCCATCGTGTTTACTTACCAGTTTTGTCTCAGCTGATGCAATGGCTGCAGATATGATACGGTTCTATACGAAAGTTATAGATACAAGGTATAGAAAGTATATGGACAAGATTGAATGGCAATGCTTGTGCGCTCTGTTGCATACAGGATTACAGCAAGACTCTGCAAATAAGATTTTACCAAGTGATTGTCTTCTAAAATTACGCAGACTCACTCCACAACAATGGCAACGGATACTTATTTGTGCTGACGATGAATTCGTGCGTGATTATGTTAATATTGGGATAGAACGCTTGCAGCTTGCTGTCCCCAACATAAATACTTCCAGAATTTTGCGGTATAATCCTAATATGCCGAAAACAGAAAACATGCTTGATAGCCTGAAGATAGAGACAAATAACTTCATTACAAAGAATCGTTATGAAAGTGTAAAGGCAGAAGAGGGGGAAACAATAAAACAAATTATCACAATGTTTGCGAATGCAAAAGTGTTATTGCAACAAAAGAAATTTAGTTTGCTTCATTTGGCGCAGCTATATCGAATTATACGCTTTGAAGATTATGACGAAGATCAGCTTATGATAGTTTTACGGCGTATGCATTTAATTAAATTTGCTCGACGCATAATGTATATTCTATCAACATATTTGTACTTGGAAGATGGTTATATTCCTTTTGCTTCTCTGAATGATAAGAAAGTTAGACCGATAATAGAATGTATAATAAATAAAAATAAGTACTAA
- a CDS encoding ExbD/TolR family protein: MFKRAKRKVPGLNTSSTADISFMLLILFLVTTSMEVDEGLERTLPPIEKKQKEIQSMVDERLVLHFQILDNNKLLLNNKPIALATVRKTVANFVAPKGKEHIIQLQADSHASYNAYFSLQNEIVAAYNDLRNKRAEQLYGKLYQLCSVEQQEQIADEIPQRISEVYATENAKTQKGGNQ, encoded by the coding sequence ATGTTTAAACGTGCTAAACGAAAAGTTCCAGGCTTAAACACCTCTTCTACAGCCGACATATCGTTTATGTTGTTGATACTCTTCCTGGTTACCACGTCGATGGAGGTAGATGAGGGATTGGAACGCACGCTTCCACCGATAGAGAAGAAGCAGAAAGAAATCCAATCTATGGTAGACGAACGTTTGGTGTTGCACTTTCAGATACTTGATAACAACAAGTTGCTGCTAAACAATAAGCCTATAGCATTGGCTACTGTAAGGAAGACTGTAGCCAACTTTGTTGCACCTAAGGGTAAAGAGCACATTATTCAGCTTCAGGCAGATTCACACGCTTCGTATAATGCTTATTTCTCGCTTCAGAACGAAATAGTTGCAGCCTATAACGATTTGCGCAATAAGCGAGCCGAACAGTTGTATGGCAAACTCTATCAACTTTGTTCTGTCGAACAACAAGAACAGATTGCCGACGAAATACCGCAACGCATATCAGAGGTCTATGCTACAGAGAATGCAAAAACACAGAAAGGAGGCAACCAATGA